TCCCCGCCCCACGCGCTCCAGCTGCTGTTCGGCGGGGAGGAGGGAGCGGGACAAGACCGCCCTGGGGTTGACCGGCGAGCACAGGATAGACCCCAGCGAGAGATGGGAGAAGAGAGTGCCTGCTGGGCCAGGGAGTGCGCAGGCGCGAAGCAACTTCCTCGCCGCTGTGGGTATCCGCTGCGGAGACCGCGGGAGGGAAGAGAGGGCGCAGGCGCAAACCCTCCCCGACCACTTCCCTTCAGGTTTAGACTGGAGAGCGCATGCGCAAGCTAGATGGTCAGCGAGTAGAGCCCCGACTGCAGGTCCCGCCTTCGATGGGGCGCGACCTGTCGTTGAACGTCAGCACGCAGATGCAACTGGTTTTCGGCCGGGGGGCGCGCACCCCGCTGCAGAGCGCCAGCCCGCAGGCGCGGGAGCCTCCCTATTAAGGGCACGCGACGTCGAGGCAATAGCACGCAGGTGCTTAGCCAGAGGCGGAGCCCGAGAAGCAGGCAGCGGAGTTCCGGTTCCGGGAGCAACGAACAGCCGCGGAGGCGACAGCTACCGCTTCAGAGGAGGCGGCCgcggaggaggaagaaggggaggagggcgAGGCGGAAGGTGCAGGAGGGACCCTCGCCATGGGTCCAAGGGCCTAGAGTGGCGGAAGATACCGGCGTGGTGCCAAACTGGTGAGACAGCCTTGGGGCTGGACGTGGAGAGTGCTCAGGCGGAGGATGGGAAGGAATTGTGGCTCAGAACGCTGACGGGGAGGAATCAAGGGCCCTCAGGCCGATGAGGGGGAGGAATGGCGGCGTCGGAATACTGACTGAGGAGAAACGGGGGAATTTAGGCTGAGGACAGGAAGGAATGGAGCTCAGAACTCTGACAGGTAGGAGTGTCGGGATCCTGGGACGAGGACGGAGAGGAATGGCGGAGATCAGAACGCTAAAGGGAGACATCAGGGCATCTGAAGTTGAGAGAGAAATGGGGGTTCAGAACTCTGAGCGGGAGAAATGAGGGGCCCTCAGGCTGATGACAGGAGAAATGGAGGCGTTGGAATGCTGAAAGGGAGGAATGGGAGGCCCCATATAGAGGACGAGGAGCAGTAGGAGATCAGAACGCTGACAGTTAGGGATGGCATGATCCCAGGACAAGAACAGAGAGAATGGGGGAGGGTTCGGAATGCTGAGGGGAGAAATTAGGGTCTCTCAGGATAAGGGAGGAATGGAGAATGAGAACAGTGAGAGGGAGAAGTGGGGAACTTTTTGGATGTAGAGGAAGGAGACAAACAGGAAGGTTTGGGGGCAGAGACTGGGGAGAAATTGTGGGCCAGAacattgaaagagaagaaaaataaggggGGAGCTCTTGGGCTGAGGAAGGGGAGGCATGGGAGGCTTCCAGTGTGAGGAATGGAAAAGATGAGGGGCTATTCGGGCCATGGGTTGGAGCAGTTGTGTCTCGCAGAGGAAGTCGAGGTTGTAACACTGAGGTAGCAAGATAAGAGGACATCAGGCAGAGAAGGAATGGAATGGTTAAAACACTGAAGGAGGGAAATTAGGAATTCCTGGGTCGAGGAAGGGGGGAATGAGAGACTACTGAAGCCAAGTAGTGAGGGCAAGAGAAATGGGGCCCTTTGGGGCTGAGGATGGGAAGTATGGGGGTCTTGTGGTGATAAAATAGAGGGATAGAGGCCCTTAGGTCAGTGACAGGGAGGAATGAGGGGGGAAGATGAAAAGTTTCTGGATTGGTAGTGAGGCGAAATGATGGGCTGTCAGTCTGAGGATAGAGAGTAGGGGATTAGGACACTAAGAATAATAAGCAGAGATCCTTGGGTTGAGGAATGAGGATCTCCTAGGCCCAGAATAGGAAAGAATGGCGTGAGAATATGAGGGGTTTCTTTTCCATATATGGGCTGGTTGCCTGCGGCAGGTCCTAGGTCTTGGGCAAGCACTAATGGATACCAGTGATTTGTGTGGCCTGGGGCACGTTTTGTCCCTTCctagagcctcagtttccctcatcCCCTCAACTCCCTTTCAGGCTACTGCTGCTTCCTGTGGCCTCCATGGCTGAGGACTGGCTGGACTGCCCGGCCCTGGGCCCTGGCTGGAAGCGCCGTGAAGTCTTTCGCAAGTCAGGGGCCACCTGTGGACGCTCAGACACCTATTACCAGAGGTACTGGGTGGGTTGTGGGCAGAGTGGGGGTGGGGTAGAGCCTGATTAGGGTAAAATCAAATAGTGCGGATAAATTTATGGATGGAGTTTAAATTATGCACAAACAGTTAATCCTTATTAGTGGATTTTATGTTTGCAATTTCACCTTCTCAATACAATGTATTTCTAACTTAAAAGTCACTACTCACAGTGCATTTGTGATTGTTGAAGGATATGCACAGAGCAGTGAAAAACTGTCACTCAATGCATGTGTTTCTAGCTAAGACTGAAGGAGCCCTTTTTATTTCAGCTTTAATACtgtaaacaagtgtccttttcGTGGTCTGTTTAGTGTCACATTTTTCTAACGTTTGTATgttttgttggtgattttgctttttaaaatagtccTCAAGCGTAGTGCTGAGGTGCTGTTTAGTGTTCTGAGTGTGAGAAGGCTATGTCGTGCCTTACGGAGAAAATACAAGGCAGATAAACCTTGTTGGTTATCTGAGTTACAATGCTGTTGGCTGTAAGTTCAATGTTATGCATCAGAATTATGGTACaaccagaaaaagaaggaagtttgCCAATATGTGCACAAGGctgattcagaaaatacagaaagcatTTATGGGCTTGAAGCTATGGAAGAGTGAGAAAGCAGCTACGTTGGTGGATTCATGAAATGACGATCAATAAAGCATAGTGGACAGCATTGTTGAGGAAAGCCAAAGTCACGTTACTCTGGGTTAGGAAAATATTAAGGTTGTATCAGCTAGTGCAGGCTGACTTGCACATTTCAAAAGGCAACATGGCATGAAAAATGTTAAACTTGCATGCAATGCAGGTTCTCCCTATCAGGAGTCTTccgaagaattttaaaaatacctgttaAGTGTTATATAGGAAAGGGGTTGTGTAGAAGAGTGGTTTTCAATGCCAATAAGATTGGCTTGTTAAACAAGAATATTGGCAAACAAACCTACAGAACACATACGGCCTCCAAAGCCCCTGGTTTGAGTCATTCAAAGACCATGCAAATAGtcatttgtaaaaaatatatattaagtaatGTGTATTTAAACAGAAACACGCACAAAGCAGAAGTTCAGATGCTCTcaggaacctaaccctgtatttcctCTAGGAGCAATGGTTTTGTATTCAATGTTCATGGCCACTTTGTAGAACATAACTACCATAACTAATGAGAATCAGCATAGATGTTTATAAGCATTTACATGTGTTTAGGCTACATTAATTATTATGTTTCTATattcattctgattttttaaatctaagttGCCATTTTGCAGGTAAATATCAAATTAcaaattactttttgtttgtatttagttataatttattcacatatttatgtACTTGTATAAAACTTTCAAAACTTAGAAGTGCAGTTGTCAGGAACTATGAAGGATCTGAGATTTCATTCTTAGGACAAGATAATAGTGAATTTGTCAGAATTTTGTAGATGTTGGTAGGAGAGGTAAGACTCCTGGGTTACAGATCAAAGACAGTTTATTACAACAGTTGCAGGATCCAGAATAAGTCTCCCCCTTGTCTGCAATTTCATTTTCCATAGCTTTAGTTACCTACAGTCAACCAccatccaaaaatattaaatggaaaattttagaaataaacaattcattaGTTTTGAATTGTGTGCCGTTTTGAGTGgcgtgatgaaatctcacactaTCCTGCTCCGTCCTGCTCAGGAGGTGAATCATCTCTTTGTccatatccatatccatatccatatccaTGTTCTATACACAACCtgcctgttagtcacttagtaaCCATCTCAGTTATCAGGTAGAAAAAAACACAGTACATATTACattagggtttggtactatccacggtttcaggcatccactggggaaCTTGGGATGTATGCCCTGACGAGAGGGGGAATTACTGTATTACTATTTTTGTGCCAGTTTCCTGAATCCCAATTCCTACAGCATGACACGAAGAGGGTTGTATTATTATAGGAAAAGAACCCTGAGCTTAGAgaatcaagtttttttttataaCATTAGGACAGTAAGTATGCTTTCCCTTTACTATGgaaggagatcctgtctcttatcTTCCAAGGTTGTTGGCTTTACAAACATCCTTGGAAAGATAGTTTATCAAAAAGGACAATCGGTGTCTCTTGGAGGGCGTACAGAAATGCAAGAAACTGGGGGTCCCAAAATCAATTACTTACACTTTAATTTGTGTGTAGTtgcatttgtttatatgtttttaaaacatatttgtgttgttttctttacTTGATTATATACTGGGTACATAATGGtaacttatttgtttgtttatttatttatttattttttgagacagcgtctcgctctgtcgcccaggctggagtgcagtggtgcaatctcggctcactgcaagctccgcctcccgggttcaagccattctcctgccgcagcctcccgagtagctgggactacaggcacccgcccccatgcgtggctaattttttttgtatttttagtagagatgggatttcaccatgttagccaggatggtcttgatctcgtgacctcgtgatccgcccgccttggcctcccaaggtgctgggattacaggtgtgagccattgcacccggccagtGCTAgcatatttatatgttatttaatatatttgtgttcctatttgtgtctatttttacttACGTGAAATAGTTCCAGTATTACTAATATTATATGCTGTAAATATGTTCATCtgtttacatttatattgtttctgATGTTTGTATTTGTGTTAGTATTTATattaattgttttatgtttttaaggtTAGTTGAggtggggctgggcagggctCACAGGCCAATTCCAGGCTGCCTCCTCTATCCTGCCAGCCCTGTCGGAAGGTTGTGTGGGTGAAATGACATTGGCTCCACCTGGGTGCTAACCCATCATGGCCTATCCCTAGCCCCACAGGAGACAGGATCCGAAGCAAAGTTGAGCTGACTCGATACCTGGGCCCTGCGTGTGATCTCACCCTCTTCGACTTCAAACAAGGCATCTTGTGCTATCCAGCCCCCAAGGTACTTCACAATGTGAGATGCCTAGGTAGGGGTGGCTGTACCACTCAACACCCACCCACTGACCCATATTCCTCCTTCCCTTACTTTCCAGGCCCATCCTGTGGCTGTTGCCAGCAAGAAGCGAAAGAAGCCTTCAAGGCCAGCCAAGACTCGGAAACGTCAGGTTGAACCCCAGAGTGGTGAGGTCAGGAAGGAGGCCCCAAGGGACGAGACCAAGGCTGACACTGACACAGCCCCAGCTTCATTCCCTGCTCCTGGGTGAGTGTTGGTCTGAGGTGAGCCAGATAGGTGAGGGTTGTGTTTGGGGTGCTCTTGGACTCCTCACCTGCCTTTCCCATTCCAGATGCTGTGAGAACTGTGGAATCAGCTTCTCAGGGGATGGCACCCAAAGGCAGCGGCTCAAAACATTGTGCAAAGACTGTCGAGGTGAGTGACCCCCAGAGGATGGAGCTGGAGCAGGTTCAGTGTCATGCTAGGCTGGGGGTTGAATGTAGATGTCAGGACAGAGGCTACTGGCTTGGTTGGAGGTTGGATACTGGAGATAGCAGGCATGGGTAGAGGTTGAATGGTGGAAGTCAGGGCACAGGCAGTGAGTGAATCAGTCAGATGTCTGTtgctttctttccacttttcttcttccctcttcctccccacaGCACAGAGAATCGCCTTCAACCGAGAACAGAGAATGTTTAAGGTAAGCACAACCTGCTTTCTCTTCACACCTCTGCAGTGGGAGCAGGATGTGATCGAGCTGGTAGAGTCCTAAGGGATGATGATAGGTCCACCGGATGAAGTCATTTTATAGGGTGCTCTCCATAGGTCAGCAGACACAGTAATGGGAATTAATGGGTTAATTAATTCCTGTTACCATTAGTGCATTAGTAGACACAGTGATGAAGTTAGCAGGGGACCAGTAGACATACTAATGGCCTCAGTGATGAGGCTAATGGGCGACTAGAAGTCCTGGTGATGGGAGCTGATGTAGGGTCAGTAGACATGGGAGGACCAGTGCTTCTGGAGCAGGCCCGTGATCTCGTCCCTACCATTCCTGGCAGCGTGTGGGCTGTGGGGAGTGTGCAGCCTGCCAGGTAACAGAAGACTGTGGGGCCTGCTCCACGTGCCTCCTGCAGCTGCCCCATGATGTGGCATCGGGGCTGTTCTGCAAATGTGAACGGAGACGCTGCCTCCGGATTGTGGAAAGGGTGAGTCGGGCAAGTGGAAAGAGCCCAAGGCTCACCTCGGCCCCTGGCCCTCGTGGGCTTGGCCCCATGCTTCATGCCTCTGCTCCCACATCCCCCTCCAACAGAGCCGAGGGTGTGGAGTATGCCGGGGCTGTCAGACCCAAGAGGACTGTGGCCGTTGCCCCATCTGCCTTCGCCCTCCCCGCCCTGGTCTCAGGCGCCAGTGGAAATGTGTCCAGCGACGTTGCCTACGGGTGAGTCAGGCTGGAGGGAGCAGAGCTCATTCTGCTGTTAAAGTCGTCGCTACCTCTGCTTCCTTTCAACCTGGCCTTGCCTAccttatgtctttcttttctgcctAACCCCACGCTCACCTTTCTGGCCCCGCCTGCCTGCCCCTGTCTGCCAGCACCTTGCTCACCGCCTGCGTCGCCGTCATCAGAGATGTCAGCGACGCACTCCCCTGGCTGTGGCTCCCCCAACTGTGAGTGCCTCATGCCACCCTCTGTCTGCCTGTCCCATGCATGCTTTCTGCACTTAGGGAGTGGGGAGTTCCTGTGTCTGCCTGGTGCCACCAAGCTGAAACCACCCTTTCTGGTCTTTCCCAGGGTAAACATGCCCGCCGCAAGGGAGGCTGTGACTCCAAGATGGCTGCCAGGAGGCGCCCCGGAGCCCAGCcactgcctccacctcccccatCACAGTCCCCAGAGCCCACAGAGCCGGTGAGGCCCCAGTGGGTGGAGGGAAAGCACAACCCTGACCTTACCCAGTACCTGCCCTGACCCCACCCCATTTGCCTCTACAGCACCCCAGAGCCCTGGCCCCCTCGCCACCTGCCGAATTCATCTATTACTGTGTAGACGAGGACGAGCTAGTGAGTGGCCCCACCCTACCTGGATAAGCCTAGACTCTCAGGACGCTTGGTTAACTTCAAAGAAGCAGATGCTGGAATGAGCCTATTGGGGAACAGCAAGGCACAATAATGGGTCCTAGGATGGAATGAGTAGATAATGGAGGACTAATACGAGGTCAGCAGGTGCAATGACAGTGCCTTATGTCACATGTATCAACACTGGTGGCTGATGCAGGACTAATCGACACAGTTGGGATTGACAGAGGAGCAACTAGCACAATGGGGTTCACATAGGATGAGCAGACAGAGTAGGCACAGTGATGGGAGCTAATAGAGAGTTAACAAAATGTTGCTGGAAATGGGGTTTAGAGACATTTTCTTGGTAGCCAGTGGTGGCCTAGGAAATACAGCACTGGATATTGTAGTGGAGCAGCCACAGTCCTAATGGTATCGAGGGCCAGCTCGCACAGCGATAGTGGCCAATGTTGAAATAGCAAATGCTGAGGAGTGACTAGCCGggagtcaggaggctgagactagTATGCAAGTAGCTCCTTCTTATGGGGCTAGAGGAGCACCAGGACCAGCACTGGAATAGGCGTTGAGGATGGCCTCTCCTAGTCCTAGTTGACAGCACCACCCATTCCCCCCACCCCAGCAGCCCTACACGAACCGCCGGCAGAACCGCAAGTGCGGGGCCTGTGCAGCCTGCCTACGGCGGATGGACTGTGGCCGCTGCGACTTCTGCTGCGACAAGCCCAAATTCGGGGGCAGCAACCAGAAGCGCCAGAAGTGTCGTTGGCGCCAATGCCTGCAGTTTGCCATGGTGGGTGGGGCAGGAAGGGTCAGGTGGCCGGGATAGGTTGGGCCAGGCGCCCCAGTGCCTGGGAGTGGTGGGCAGGCttggtaggtgggtgggtggcgCAGTAGCTTTGGTTGAGGATTAACAGACATTGTGCTTGGCTTAATGAGTCTAGGTGGCATTGGTGTTGCTAATAGGAGACTAGCAGGCTCAATGACGAAGGGCTCATACGTAAGCAGATTCCGTGCTGGGACCGATGGGAGATTAGCAGGCATGTGGAGCCGGGCAGGGTGGATGTGACTGGTCAGGACACCAGGTAGCCATAGCACCCTATCTTTCCTCATAGAAGCGGCTGCTGCCCAGTGTCTGGTCAGAGTCTGAGGATGGGGCAGGATCGCCCCCACCTTACCGTCGTCGAAAGAGGCCCAGCTCTGCCCGACGTCACCATCTTGGGCCTACCTTGAAGCCCACCTTGGCTACACGCACAGCCCAACCAGACCATACCCAGGCTCCAACGAAGCAGGAAGCAGGTGGTGGCTTTGTGCTGCCCCCGCCTGGCACTGACCTTGTGTTTTTACGGGAGGGCGCAAGCAGTCCTGTGCAGGTGCCAGGCCCTGTTGCAGCTTCCACAGAAGCCCTGTTGCAGGTGAGGGCCCCACCCTGTCCTGCCCTTCCCAGCCCCACCCAGCCTCATGCCAGGGAGCTGAGACCAAGTCTGCTGCAATCCTCCCTCACGCAGGAGGCCCAGTGCTCTGGCCTGAGTTGGGTTGTGGCCTTACCCCAGGTGAAGCAAGAGAAGGCGGATACCCAGGACGAGTGGACACCAGGCACAGCTGTCCTGACTTCTCCCGTATTGGTGCCTGGCTGCCCTAGCAAGGTGGGGGCAGTGATGGATGTTCTGTTGATGCCGTAGCAGGCTGGTCTGTAAGCAGAGTGATGATGAGCCATGATGGTTCTCTTGAGCAGAGCAATAGATGTGCTGATTGCGACCTTTCTGCAGAATTACCCCGCCTGTCTAACAGACACCCTACCTCCCGCAGGCAATTAGCTTTGCCCGCTTTGCTATCCAGCTAACAGAAAAATGGAGGTCAGTGAGGAATGGGAATGGGAAAGGTTTATAGGCAGAGATGGCCTTTCTGTGTTGAAATGTGATGGAAGTAGGATTTATCAGCACAGTGAGGGGTTGGCTGATAGAGACTTTCCTCAGGCTAACTCTGCCCTTCTAATGGCTGCCTGTTTCCTACTTCTCCCAGGCAGTAGACCCAGGCCTGCCATCTGTGAAGCAAGAGCCACCTGACCCTGAGGAGGACA
The DNA window shown above is from Rhinopithecus roxellana isolate Shanxi Qingling chromosome 21, ASM756505v1, whole genome shotgun sequence and carries:
- the MBD1 gene encoding methyl-CpG-binding domain protein 1 isoform X22, yielding MAEDWLDCPALGPGWKRREVFRKSGATCGRSDTYYQSPTGDRIRSKVELTRYLGPACDLTLFDFKQGILCYPAPKAHPVAVASKKRKKPSRPAKTRKRQVEPQSGEVRKEAPRDETKADTDTAPASFPAPGCCENCGISFSGDGTQRQRLKTLCKDCRAQRIAFNREQRMFKRVGCGECAACQVTEDCGACSTCLLQLPHDVASGLFCKCERRRCLRIVERSRGCGVCRGCQTQEDCGRCPICLRPPRPGLRRQWKCVQRRCLRGKHARRKGGCDSKMAARRRPGAQPLPPPPPSQSPEPTEPHPRALAPSPPAEFIYYCVDEDELKRLLPSVWSESEDGAGSPPPYRRRKRPSSARRHHLGPTLKPTLATRTAQPDHTQAPTKQEAGGGFVLPPPGTDLVFLREGASSPVQVPGPVAASTEALLQAVDPGLPSVKQEPPDPEEDKEDNKDDSASKLPPEEEAGGAGTPVITEIFSLGGTRFRDTAVWLPRSKDLKKPGARKQ
- the MBD1 gene encoding methyl-CpG-binding domain protein 1 isoform X20 translates to MAEDWLDCPALGPGWKRREVFRKSGATCGRSDTYYQSPTGDRIRSKVELTRYLGPACDLTLFDFKQGILCYPAPKAHPVAVASKKRKKPSRPAKTRKRQVEPQSGEVRKEAPRDETKADTDTAPASFPAPGCCENCGISFSGDGTQRQRLKTLCKDCRAQRIAFNREQRMFKRVGCGECAACQVTEDCGACSTCLLQLPHDVASGLFCKCERRRCLRIVERSRGCGVCRGCQTQEDCGRCPICLRPPRPGLRRQWKCVQRRCLRGKHARRKGGCDSKMAARRRPGAQPLPPPPPSQSPEPTEPHPRALAPSPPAEFIYYCVDEDELKRLLPSVWSESEDGAGSPPPYRRRKRPSSARRHHLGPTLKPTLATRTAQPDHTQAPTKQEAGGGFVLPPPGTDLVFLREGASSPVQVPGPVAASTEALLQAVDPGLPSVKQEPPDPEEDKEDNKDDSASKLPPEEEAGGAGTPVITEIFSLGGTRFRDTAVWLPRAGTREGKMDVKCGRPRTQWSPRARAGTHEDGPEPMSVSHHLQLR
- the MBD1 gene encoding methyl-CpG-binding domain protein 1 isoform X23, which gives rise to MAEDWLDCPALGPGWKRREVFRKSGATCGRSDTYYQSPTGDRIRSKVELTRYLGPACDLTLFDFKQGILCYPAPKAHPVAVASKKRKKPSRPAKTRKRQVEPQSGEVRKEAPRDETKADTDTAPASFPAPGCCENCGISFSGDGTQRQRLKTLCKDCRAQRIAFNREQRMFKRVGCGECAACQVTEDCGACSTCLLQLPHDVASGLFCKCERRRCLRIVERSRGCGVCRGCQTQEDCGRCPICLRPPRPGLRRQWKCVQRRCLRGKHARRKGGCDSKMAARRRPGAQPLPPPPPSQSPEPTEPHPRALAPSPPAEFIYYCVDEDELQPYTNRRQNRKCGACAACLRRMDCGRCDFCCDKPKFGGSNQKRQKCRWRQCLQFAMKRLLPSVWSESEDGAGSPPPYRRRKRPSSARRHHLGPTLKPTLATRTAQPDHTQAPTKQEAGGGFVLPPPGTDLVFLREGASSPVQVPGPVAASTEALLQVKQEKADTQDEWTPGTAVLTSPVLVPGCPSKAVDPGLPSVKQEPPDPEEDKEDNKDDSASKLPPEEEAGGAGTPVITEIFSLGGTRFRDTAVWLPRYYHLTLDWKCNCGYYLCCRSVLVL
- the MBD1 gene encoding methyl-CpG-binding domain protein 1 isoform X21, with amino-acid sequence MAEDWLDCPALGPGWKRREVFRKSGATCGRSDTYYQSPTGDRIRSKVELTRYLGPACDLTLFDFKQGILCYPAPKAHPVAVASKKRKKPSRPAKTRKRQVEPQSGEVRKEAPRDETKADTDTAPASFPAPGCCENCGISFSGDGTQRQRLKTLCKDCRAQRIAFNREQRMFKRVGCGECAACQVTEDCGACSTCLLQLPHDVASGLFCKCERRRCLRIVERSRGCGVCRGCQTQEDCGRCPICLRPPRPGLRRQWKCVQRRCLRGKHARRKGGCDSKMAARRRPGAQPLPPPPPSQSPEPTEPHPRALAPSPPAEFIYYCVDEDELKRLLPSVWSESEDGAGSPPPYRRRKRPSSARRHHLGPTLKPTLATRTAQPDHTQAPTKQEAGGGFVLPPPGTDLVFLREGASSPVQVPGPVAASTEALLQVKQEKADTQDEWTPGTAVLTSPVLVPGCPSKAVDPGLPSVKQEPPDPEEDKEDNKDDSASKLPPEEEAGGAGTPVITEIFSLGGTRFRDTAVWLPRSKDLKKPGARKQ
- the MBD1 gene encoding methyl-CpG-binding domain protein 1 isoform X19; translated protein: MAEDWLDCPALGPGWKRREVFRKSGATCGRSDTYYQSPTGDRIRSKVELTRYLGPACDLTLFDFKQGILCYPAPKAHPVAVASKKRKKPSRPAKTRKRQVEPQSGEVRKEAPRDETKADTDTAPASFPAPGCCENCGISFSGDGTQRQRLKTLCKDCRAQRIAFNREQRMFKRVGCGECAACQVTEDCGACSTCLLQLPHDVASGLFCKCERRRCLRIVERSRGCGVCRGCQTQEDCGRCPICLRPPRPGLRRQWKCVQRRCLRGKHARRKGGCDSKMAARRRPGAQPLPPPPPSQSPEPTEPQPYTNRRQNRKCGACAACLRRMDCGRCDFCCDKPKFGGSNQKRQKCRWRQCLQFAMKRLLPSVWSESEDGAGSPPPYRRRKRPSSARRHHLGPTLKPTLATRTAQPDHTQAPTKQEAGGGFVLPPPGTDLVFLREGASSPVQVPGPVAASTEALLQAVDPGLPSVKQEPPDPEEDKEDNKDDSASKLPPEEEAGGAGTPVITEIFSLGGTRFRDTAVWLPRSKDLKKPGARKQ
- the MBD1 gene encoding methyl-CpG-binding domain protein 1 isoform X1 → MAEDWLDCPALGPGWKRREVFRKSGATCGRSDTYYQSPTGDRIRSKVELTRYLGPACDLTLFDFKQGILCYPAPKAHPVAVASKKRKKPSRPAKTRKRQVEPQSGEVRKEAPRDETKADTDTAPASFPAPGCCENCGISFSGDGTQRQRLKTLCKDCRAQRIAFNREQRMFKRVGCGECAACQVTEDCGACSTCLLQLPHDVASGLFCKCERRRCLRIVERSRGCGVCRGCQTQEDCGRCPICLRPPRPGLRRQWKCVQRRCLRGKHARRKGGCDSKMAARRRPGAQPLPPPPPSQSPEPTEPHPRALAPSPPAEFIYYCVDEDELQPYTNRRQNRKCGACAACLRRMDCGRCDFCCDKPKFGGSNQKRQKCRWRQCLQFAMKRLLPSVWSESEDGAGSPPPYRRRKRPSSARRHHLGPTLKPTLATRTAQPDHTQAPTKQEAGGGFVLPPPGTDLVFLREGASSPVQVPGPVAASTEALLQEAQCSGLSWVVALPQVKQEKADTQDEWTPGTAVLTSPVLVPGCPSKAVDPGLPSVKQEPPDPEEDKEDNKDDSASKLPPEEEAGGAGTPVITEIFSLGGTRFRDTAVWLPSLQGRHSGREDGCKVWETEDTVEPTSTSWNPRGWPGTHVSLSPPPASMMWVSCRRSWCPSSQS